The Daucus carota subsp. sativus chromosome 7, DH1 v3.0, whole genome shotgun sequence genome window below encodes:
- the LOC108194486 gene encoding probable protein phosphatase 2C 33 isoform X2, whose amino-acid sequence MGSCFSSQSTSEESLAMPPDIESIVYKKTSPGSPNSVVDGRNQGNMQQQQQQLHRIRDRMFLNGSTQCASLFSRQGNKGTNQDAMIVWENFGLKSDAVFCGIFDGHGPSGHLVAKSVRDSLPVKISTQWEVDTKKNNDLRGINLNTSDFVQTLKDSFMKSYEAMDRELKMYTNIDCFCSGTTAVTLVKQGQNLVIGNVGDSRAIMGTRAEDNSITAIQLTVDLKPNLQEEAKRIQGCKGRVFARPDEPEVLRVWLPNNDFPGLAMSRALGDFCLKTFGLISVPEMFYRRLTRKDEFVVLATDGVWDVLSNDEVVDIVASVPLHSQAAQALVESAVHAWKDKYPTSKVDDCAVVCLFFNSNNLYSASATLSPEKMMQKCVASGTKKDPVGTI is encoded by the exons ATGGGGTCCTGCTTTTCAAGTCAGAGCACTAGTGAAGAATCACTTGCGATGCCTCCTGATATAGAGAGTATTGTCTATAAGAAAACTAGTCCAGGATCTCCAAATTCAGTTGTAGATGGTAGGAATCAAGGAAAtatgcagcagcagcagcagcagcttcATCGGATTCGAGACCGGATGTTTCTGAACGGCTCTACTCAATGTGCTTCACTCTTTAGTCGCCAAGGCAACAAAGGAACTAATCAAGATGCCATGATTGTTTGGGAG AACTTTGGTTTGAAATCGGACGCGGTCTTTTGTGGTATTTTTGACGGCCATGGACCTAGTGGTCACTTGGTTGCTAAGAGTGTAAGAGATTCTCTGCCCGTAAAAATAAGTACACAGTGGGAAGTTGATACAAAGAAAAATAATGATCTCAGAGGGATCAACCTTAATACCTCAG ACTTTGTCCAGACCCTGAAGGACTCCTTTATGAAGTCTTATGAAGCCATGGATAGGGAGCTTAAGATGTACACAAACATTGATTGCTTCTGTAGTGGAACAACAGCAGTCACCCTTGTTAAGCAG GGACAAAATCTTGTAATTGGGAATGTTGGTGACTCAAGAGCTATAATGGGGACAAGAGCCGAAGATAATTCTATCACTGCAATACAGCTGACAGTGGATCTGAAGCCAAATCTTCAAG AGGAAGCAAAAAGGATTCAGGGGTGTAAAGGTCGAGTTTTTGCTCGTCCAGATGAACCGGAGGTGCTCAGAGTTTGGCTACCTAACAATGATTTCCCTGGCCTTGCAATGTCTCGTGCATTGGGGGATTTCTGCCTTAAGACTTTTGGTCTAATATCTGTGCCCGAAATGTTTTATCGGCGCTTGACAAGGAAAGACGAGTTTGTAGTCCTGGCTACAGATGGG GTTTGGGATGTGCTTTCTAACGATGAAGTTGTAGATATTGTAGCTTCAGTTCCACTGCACAGTCAAGCTGCTCAGGCACTTGTTGAGTCAGCTGTTCATGCCTGGAAGGACAAGTATCCTACTTCAAAAGTTGATGATTGTGCAGTGGTCTGCCTCTTTTTCAACTCAAACAATTTATATTCTGCCTCTGCTACCTTATCACCAGAGAAGATGATGCAAAAGTGTGTAGCTAGTGGCACTAAAAAGGATCCCGTTGGTACCATCTAA
- the LOC108194486 gene encoding probable protein phosphatase 2C 33 isoform X1, producing MGSCFSSQSTSEESLAMPPDIESIVYKKTSPGSPNSVVDGRNQGNMQQQQQQLHRIRDRMFLNGSTQCASLFSRQGNKGTNQDAMIVWENFGLKSDAVFCGIFDGHGPSGHLVAKSVRDSLPVKISTQWEVDTKKNNDLRGINLNTSGSMKCKSTSFLIADELARESVHIDETDKQSDFVQTLKDSFMKSYEAMDRELKMYTNIDCFCSGTTAVTLVKQGQNLVIGNVGDSRAIMGTRAEDNSITAIQLTVDLKPNLQEEAKRIQGCKGRVFARPDEPEVLRVWLPNNDFPGLAMSRALGDFCLKTFGLISVPEMFYRRLTRKDEFVVLATDGVWDVLSNDEVVDIVASVPLHSQAAQALVESAVHAWKDKYPTSKVDDCAVVCLFFNSNNLYSASATLSPEKMMQKCVASGTKKDPVGTI from the exons ATGGGGTCCTGCTTTTCAAGTCAGAGCACTAGTGAAGAATCACTTGCGATGCCTCCTGATATAGAGAGTATTGTCTATAAGAAAACTAGTCCAGGATCTCCAAATTCAGTTGTAGATGGTAGGAATCAAGGAAAtatgcagcagcagcagcagcagcttcATCGGATTCGAGACCGGATGTTTCTGAACGGCTCTACTCAATGTGCTTCACTCTTTAGTCGCCAAGGCAACAAAGGAACTAATCAAGATGCCATGATTGTTTGGGAG AACTTTGGTTTGAAATCGGACGCGGTCTTTTGTGGTATTTTTGACGGCCATGGACCTAGTGGTCACTTGGTTGCTAAGAGTGTAAGAGATTCTCTGCCCGTAAAAATAAGTACACAGTGGGAAGTTGATACAAAGAAAAATAATGATCTCAGAGGGATCAACCTTAATACCTCAGGTAGCATGAAATGTAAAAGTACCTCATTTTTAATTGCTGATGAACTAGCAAGGGAATCTGTTCATATTGATGAAACTGACAAGCAATCAGACTTTGTCCAGACCCTGAAGGACTCCTTTATGAAGTCTTATGAAGCCATGGATAGGGAGCTTAAGATGTACACAAACATTGATTGCTTCTGTAGTGGAACAACAGCAGTCACCCTTGTTAAGCAG GGACAAAATCTTGTAATTGGGAATGTTGGTGACTCAAGAGCTATAATGGGGACAAGAGCCGAAGATAATTCTATCACTGCAATACAGCTGACAGTGGATCTGAAGCCAAATCTTCAAG AGGAAGCAAAAAGGATTCAGGGGTGTAAAGGTCGAGTTTTTGCTCGTCCAGATGAACCGGAGGTGCTCAGAGTTTGGCTACCTAACAATGATTTCCCTGGCCTTGCAATGTCTCGTGCATTGGGGGATTTCTGCCTTAAGACTTTTGGTCTAATATCTGTGCCCGAAATGTTTTATCGGCGCTTGACAAGGAAAGACGAGTTTGTAGTCCTGGCTACAGATGGG GTTTGGGATGTGCTTTCTAACGATGAAGTTGTAGATATTGTAGCTTCAGTTCCACTGCACAGTCAAGCTGCTCAGGCACTTGTTGAGTCAGCTGTTCATGCCTGGAAGGACAAGTATCCTACTTCAAAAGTTGATGATTGTGCAGTGGTCTGCCTCTTTTTCAACTCAAACAATTTATATTCTGCCTCTGCTACCTTATCACCAGAGAAGATGATGCAAAAGTGTGTAGCTAGTGGCACTAAAAAGGATCCCGTTGGTACCATCTAA
- the LOC108194506 gene encoding protein transport protein Sec61 subunit beta has product MALNGGAPPRGSAAASAANLRRRRTASAGGASAGGTSGNMLQFYTDDAPGLKISPNVVLVMSIGFIAFVAVLHVMGKLYLNRREA; this is encoded by the coding sequence ATGGCTTTGAATGGAGGAGCTCCCCCAAGAGGAAGTGCCGCAGCATCTGCTGCCAACCTGCGTAGGAGAAGGACCGCAAGCGCCGGAGGAGCTTCTGCTGGAGGAACTAGTGGCAACATGCTTCAGTTCTACACTGATGATGCCCCTGGACTAAAAATCTCACCCAATGTTGTTCTTGTTATGAGCATTGGTTTCATAGCTTTTGTTGCTGTTCTTCATGTCATGGGTAAGCTTTACTTGAATCGCAGAGAGGCTTAA
- the LOC108194484 gene encoding RCC1 domain-containing protein RUG3, mitochondrial, whose protein sequence is MMKRYSRFPFRLSSKTPSLSHFYSSSSSPKTPDQENAKTLQLFSWGRGSSGQLGCGTSTSDQIKLYPSPIPTLSLPPSSRLSSSISGRLLRSGAGAGLPEVGISCGLFHSAVTVEGQCWIWGKGDGGRLGLGHEDCVYVPTLNPHLCDVKCVALGGLHSVCLDSSGQLFTWGYGGFGALGHSVYTRELYPRLVEGPWDKPICHVSTSGTHTAAVTESGELYTWGRDEGEGRLGLGPNRGPDQAGGLPIPSKVKALPVPLAAVSCGGFFTMGLTEEGEIWNWGANRNYELGRGDSIGGWKPQPIASLKDIRIIQIASGGYHSLALSDEGKVFSWGHGGHGQLGHSSKQNQKIPLAIELIADQRVVYIACGGSSSAAVTDTGKLYMWGNSKDQQLGVPGLRDVQTSPVEVKFLSEDDELGNYKVLAVAIGASHAMSVVSRSA, encoded by the exons ATGATGAAGAGATACTCTCGCTTCCCATTTCGCCTGAGTTCCAAAACCCCATCTCTCTCCCACTTttactcttcttcttcttcacccAAAACCCCAGATCAAGAAAATGCTAAAACCCTCCAGCTCTTCTCATGGGGGCGAGGCAGCTCCGGCCAACTCGGCTGCGGCACTTCCACCTCCGACCAAATCAAACTCTACCCTTCTCCTATCCCTACCCTTTCTCTCCCCCCTTCTTCCCGTCTCTCCTCCTCCATTTCCGGCCGTTTACTCCGCTCCGGCGCCGGCGCCGGTCTGCCGGAGGTGGGAATTTCATGTGGGTTGTTCCATTCGGCGGTTACGGTGGAGGGTCAGTGTTGGATTTGGGGGAAAGGGGATGGTGGAAGATTAGGACTTGGTCATGAGGATTGCGTTTATGTTCCTACTCTTAATCCTCATCTGTGTGATGTTAAGTGTGTTGCTCTTGGTGGCCTTCATTCTGTTTGCCTTGATTCTTCGGGTCAGCTCTTTACTTG GGGTTATGGTGGTTTTGGAGCTCTTGGTCACTCTGTTTATACCAGAGAACTGTATCCTAGATTGGTTGAAGGCCCTTGGGACAAACCTATATGTCATGTTTCAACCAGTGGAACACATACTGCTGCTGTCACTGAATCTG GTGAACTTTACACATGGGGTCGAGATGAAGGAGAAGGTAGACTGGGTCTTGGTCCCAATCGAGGACCAGATCAAGCAGGTGGACTTCCTATCCCGTCCAAAGTGAAAGCTTTACCAGTGCCTCTGGCTGCGGTTTCTTGTGGTGGATTTTTCACTATGGGGTTGACTGAAGAGGGAGAAATTTGGAACTGGGGAG CAAATCGTAATTATGAGCTTGGGAGAGGTGACTCGATTGGGGGCTGGAAACCGCAACCAATTGCTAGCCTCAAAGATATTCGTATCATTCAGATAGCAAGTGGGGGTTATCACTCTCTTGCCTTAAGTG ATGAAGGTAAGGTTTTCTCCTGGGGTCATGGTGGACATGGTCAATTGGGACACTCTTCTAaacaaaatcagaaaattccTCTAGCCATTGAATTAATAGCTGATCAGAGAGTTGTGTATATTGCTTGCGGAGGTTCATCATCAGCTGCTGTAACAG ATACAGGGAAATTATACATGTGGGGGAATTCGAAGGATCAGCAGTTGGGGGTTCCCGGGCTTAGAGATGTACAAACATCCCCCGTGGAAGTCAAGTTTCTTTCAGAGGATGATGAATTAGGGAATTACAAAGTACTCGCAGTGGCTATAGGTGCTTCCCATGCCATGAGTGTAGTATCACGGTCAGCTTAA
- the LOC108194481 gene encoding uncharacterized protein LOC108194481 isoform X1: MASMACYSWSSCANHRMPHTLLMKNKLSFSTRQHIVSSFTTSGGQARFIWLNGCSSTSKFMAFKCFSAKQDQDDMDYRLFSNLNQSTFTRDPGSITGSTLLVAGTTIGAGILAIPAVTQDSGFLASAFTCILCWMYMVVTGLLIAEVNVKTMSELGTGGVSLVSMAKRTLGVAGVQITCWCYIFIHYALLVAYVARSSDILTHFIGIPIWESATLFSMLFGGICYFGSQQVIEAVNGALVFGILTSFTSLVVAASGDLHWEALLKTNLEAIPRSIPIIALSFVYQNVVPVVCTNLEGDLKKVRTSIVLGTAIPLSLFLVWNAVILGTITGLETNSDKITDPLQLLRSTNGTVGTIVEVFSLLAIGTSYIGFVLGLSDFLTDLLKLPSGQNRALPFVLTLTPPLILSLLDPDIFFRALDFAGTYGVLVLFGILPAAMSWSDRSTNSSISQNLPILVPGGKFTLSLVIAASGFVILSEILENFVHL; the protein is encoded by the exons ATGGCTTCCATGGCTTGTTATTCTTGGTCATCTTGTGCCAACCACAGAATGCCACACACACTTCTCATGAAGAACAAGTTGTCATTTTCTACCAGGCAACACATTGTTTCTTCTTTCACTACAAGTGGAGGTCAAGCCAGATTTATATGGCTCAATGGGTGCTCATCCACCTCAAAATTCATGGCTTTTAAATGCTTTTCTGCTAAACAAGATCAAGATGACATGGATTACAGACTCTTTTCTAACCTCAATCAGTCCACTTTCACAAGGGACCCTG GTAGCATTACAGGATCAACTCTTCTTGTTGCTGGCACCACG ATCGGTGCAGGTATCTTGGCAATTCCTGCAGTAACTCAGGATTCTGGATTTTTGGCCTCTGCATTTACGTGCATTCTTTGCTGGATGTATATG GTTGTAACAGGATTACTGATTGCAGAAGTAAATGTGAAAACAATGTCTGAACTAGGCACTGGTGGTGTGTCACtg GTATCAATGGCCAAGAGAACTCTTGGAGTTGCCGGAGTTCAAATTACTTG CTGgtgttatatatttattcattacGCCCTTCTCGTTGCCTATGTCGCTCGTTCCTCAGACATCTTAACGCATTTCATCGGCATCCCTAT ATGGGAAAGTGCAACCCTTTTCTCAATGCTTTTTGGTGGCATTTGTTACTTTGGAAG TCAGCAGGTTATCGAAGCGGTTAATGGAGCTTTAGTATTTGGTATCCTCACTTCTTTTACATCTCTTGTG GTAGCTGCAAGTGGAGACTTGCACTGGGAGGCTCTTTTGAAAACTAACCTGGAGGCCATTCCAAGAAGTATACCAATAATTGCTTTATCATTTGTCTATCAG AATGTAGTGCCTGTTGTTTGTACAAATCTTGAAGGCGATCTGAAAAAAGTAAG GACTTCGATTGTTCTTGGCACTGCTATTCCCCTTTCTCTGTTTCTTGTATGGAATGCTGTCATTTTGGGTACAATTACAGGTCTTGAAACAAACTCAGACAAAATTACTGATCCATTGCAGCTACTACGATCTACAAATGGAACTGTTGGG ACGATAGTAGAGGTGTTCTCGCTTCTTGCAATCGGAACTTCATACATTGGATTTGTTTTGGGCCTCTCTGACTTCCTTACAGACT TGTTGAAGCTTCCATCAGGCCAGAATAGAGCCTTGCCTTTCGTTCTCACTTTAACTCCGCCACTGATACTATCATTGCTGGACCCTGATATTTTCTTTCGAGCATTGGATTTTGCTGGAACGTATGGAG TTTTAGTGCTCTTTGGAATTCTTCCTGCTGCAATGTCCTGGTCAGACAGATCAACAAATTCGTCTATTTCCCAAAATCTTCCAATACTAGTACCTGGTGGAAAATTCACCCTTTCTCTTGTGATTGCGGCTTCTGGATTCGTCATTCTTTCTGAAATTTTGGAGAACTTCGTACACTTGTGA
- the LOC108194481 gene encoding uncharacterized protein LOC108194481 isoform X2, translating to MYMVVTGLLIAEVNVKTMSELGTGGVSLVSMAKRTLGVAGVQITCWCYIFIHYALLVAYVARSSDILTHFIGIPIWESATLFSMLFGGICYFGSQQVIEAVNGALVFGILTSFTSLVVAASGDLHWEALLKTNLEAIPRSIPIIALSFVYQNVVPVVCTNLEGDLKKVRTSIVLGTAIPLSLFLVWNAVILGTITGLETNSDKITDPLQLLRSTNGTVGTIVEVFSLLAIGTSYIGFVLGLSDFLTDLLKLPSGQNRALPFVLTLTPPLILSLLDPDIFFRALDFAGTYGVLVLFGILPAAMSWSDRSTNSSISQNLPILVPGGKFTLSLVIAASGFVILSEILENFVHL from the exons ATGTATATG GTTGTAACAGGATTACTGATTGCAGAAGTAAATGTGAAAACAATGTCTGAACTAGGCACTGGTGGTGTGTCACtg GTATCAATGGCCAAGAGAACTCTTGGAGTTGCCGGAGTTCAAATTACTTG CTGgtgttatatatttattcattacGCCCTTCTCGTTGCCTATGTCGCTCGTTCCTCAGACATCTTAACGCATTTCATCGGCATCCCTAT ATGGGAAAGTGCAACCCTTTTCTCAATGCTTTTTGGTGGCATTTGTTACTTTGGAAG TCAGCAGGTTATCGAAGCGGTTAATGGAGCTTTAGTATTTGGTATCCTCACTTCTTTTACATCTCTTGTG GTAGCTGCAAGTGGAGACTTGCACTGGGAGGCTCTTTTGAAAACTAACCTGGAGGCCATTCCAAGAAGTATACCAATAATTGCTTTATCATTTGTCTATCAG AATGTAGTGCCTGTTGTTTGTACAAATCTTGAAGGCGATCTGAAAAAAGTAAG GACTTCGATTGTTCTTGGCACTGCTATTCCCCTTTCTCTGTTTCTTGTATGGAATGCTGTCATTTTGGGTACAATTACAGGTCTTGAAACAAACTCAGACAAAATTACTGATCCATTGCAGCTACTACGATCTACAAATGGAACTGTTGGG ACGATAGTAGAGGTGTTCTCGCTTCTTGCAATCGGAACTTCATACATTGGATTTGTTTTGGGCCTCTCTGACTTCCTTACAGACT TGTTGAAGCTTCCATCAGGCCAGAATAGAGCCTTGCCTTTCGTTCTCACTTTAACTCCGCCACTGATACTATCATTGCTGGACCCTGATATTTTCTTTCGAGCATTGGATTTTGCTGGAACGTATGGAG TTTTAGTGCTCTTTGGAATTCTTCCTGCTGCAATGTCCTGGTCAGACAGATCAACAAATTCGTCTATTTCCCAAAATCTTCCAATACTAGTACCTGGTGGAAAATTCACCCTTTCTCTTGTGATTGCGGCTTCTGGATTCGTCATTCTTTCTGAAATTTTGGAGAACTTCGTACACTTGTGA